TTCACCAGATTCAATTGCATTATTACTGTTTAAATCTACAAATCCTGTATAATTATAAGTTCCAGAATTTGAAGGTACATTGAAATTGCAAGAACATGATCCAGTTGAATCAATTGTACAATTACATGTTATATAAGCATTTATACAAGAATTAAAGCAGGAAGCTGCATCCCCACCATATTTGATACAATTCGATACGCAGCTATTTATAGTACTAATATCAGCTTTTAGAACATATGCGGTTTTTCCTTGCATAGAACTTGTAAATCCATTAATTGTTATTTTTGCAGTAATTTGTTCATTTGGAAGTGCTGTATATTTAGATAAAGTAAGAGTAACAGAAACACTAAAACAAACTCCATCAAAACAATCATAATTTCCCAAACTTTTACAATTAAAAGTTTCATTTTTTATGTAATAAGAATCTAGGTAATATTCTACTAAGTGAGTGCTATTAATACAGTAATCTGTTTTTGTTGAGCATTTATAATATTGAAACCAAGCTATCTCTAATCCTCTAGTAGTTCCTTTTTTAAAGTAATCTTTTCCATTATCACTATCATTTGGTTCGCAACATTCGCAAAAATCAGTACAAATTCCATTACTTCCACAACTCTTATATGCACCTTTTTCATCGCATAAAGGATCTGCTCCGCATGCAGTTTCACATTTTCCATTCCCTTTCGTTCCTTTCCCACACAATTCCATAGCTTCTTCATAGAAACTCCCAAAAGGGAGTAGAAAGTGTTAAACTGTCTTGACGAGCTCCTCTACCGGGGTCTCTGACTTTAGCCTAAGCTCATTCCACCTCTTCACCCTCTTAACGAGCTCATCGAACTGGATATCCATCCCATCCTGCTGCCTATCCCAAACAACGTTTGTTAGAACCCTATCGTTCTCATAGTCATATATGAACTCTACTAGTTGCTTTAATTGATGTCTGGGTCTCTCTCCGTAGCCCATCAAGGCTACGAAGTTGAACATCCCTATCTAGCTAGGTGCAAGCTCTATTGGTGGTGATGAGAATCTCACGATCACTTCCCGAGCACTGCCGCCGTGCCACGTGCAAAGACCGCCTAAGCCTGTTAGCATTGCTTGTACAAGAACCTTTGCTTCTGTACCCCTAACCTCTCCAACGACGATGAGCTTCGTTGCAGACGCTCTTAGAGCAGCTTTAGCTAGGTCAAATAAGTCTACCTTTACATTGCCTAGCTCGAACGTGGTGTACCTTGTCCACGAGCTACCTGGAGGTGGGTCAATCTCGCCAGTATCCTCAATTATCGTAACCTTCCACCCTAATGGGACAAAGCTGTAAGGATGCTTCTAAGCAGAGTCGTTTTTCCTCTGAAGCAAGGTACGAGGATCTCTTAAGCGAGGCCGATAACTACTACCCAAAGTACTTGAAGAAGCTACGAGAACTTGTCTATTCCT
This portion of the Candidatus Methanomethylicota archaeon genome encodes:
- the tadA gene encoding Flp pilus assembly complex ATPase component TadA, producing the protein MIEDTGEIDPPPGSSWTRYTTFELGNVKVDLFDLAKAALRASATKLIVVGEVRGTEAKVLVQAMLTGLGGLCTWHGGSAREVIVRFSSPPIELAPS